The following is a genomic window from Episyrphus balteatus chromosome 1, idEpiBalt1.1, whole genome shotgun sequence.
TGAACTTTATCTCGCTTTTCAGATTTATTTTGAAACCAGTCTTCCACGCTTTAATGATTTGCTTACTTCAATATCAACATCTTTCCCGCTTTAAAACTGATACATCAGTCATAATCTAAGTCTCACTTAGTAAAGTTCGATTTGAACTTTCTACTTATAGAATGGCTTCGACGCTATTTACTTTTCTAGGTGTATTCATAATAATTGTCGGTTGGTTACGAGAAACacaatcaaataaaataggGTTGGCAATCAAATTCAATCAATCAACATGACACTCGTATTTTGTTATAATTGACACTCGTTATCTTTTGACAGATATTATGCAGTCGTTGCACCTGGAACGATTCGATCGGAGTCTATATTTCACATTTCTATAACCCTAAATGATTTCCATCAATCTTGCTGGTTTAACATAAGCTTGACAAATTTCAATCAAACCTCAAAACTCTTTGAATATGAAGGTATTGAAGTTCTACCGAAATCAACCAAATTGATCAAACTTCGAGCACCTTATTTGACTGATAAACTTGGTAATTTAGAAGTGTTTGGTTATCGAGGTATCACAAGCAGAGAATCAGCTGTCATTAATTTTGAAGCTCAATCATATTCGACTTTCATTCAAATCAACAAGGCCAAGTTCAAACCCGGCGAACTGATTGAATTCCGTGTTATTTGTATTGATCAATTAACAAGACCGGCAAAAGTGaatcataaaattttcatacagaTTTTTGTGAGTTGTTTTGTTTCCAGTGactatgtttttaaatttattataggttatgTGTAATAATTCATAGGATGGCCAAgataatttgttgaaaattattGACGATGTTAAACTTGTGCAAGGTGTCTTTAGAAGTGAATATCAAATTTCTGAGAACCCTGTTTTGGGTGATTGGCTGATAAAAGTTGAAATTAATGGTGATGTTGATGCTGAGAAAAGCTTTGAAGTTGCAAGATATACGCTGCCGAAATTTGCTgttcaaatacaaacaaattcaaATGTTGCTTTCGAAGAGGGAGTGATAACACTGGAGATAAGTTCAaggtaaataaaaagaaacccTTTCATACagtcattaaaataaattttgttattaataGTGAgatgaaagagagagagagagggacATAAATCTAATAATACCTAATAATGAAAGTATTGAGGAAAAAACTATGTAAACAGAGAACTCTTTTGTTTATAGTGAATTCGTTTTGTTGACGCTACTCTTTTTGTGACTAGAATtcaatttgtaaattttattcgTGTTGTGTGTGGTcaggaaaaattatgaataaCAAACTGATTAGGTTGCGGTTGGggaaaaaaagttctatgttttcatttaaaactttttattaagtTCATATGAAGAAAAAcgagtatttttgtttacattagtAAATAATTTGctcatatttaatttttggtgtgTCATATTTTAATTACTAGTATGCGACTTTGTatggaaattgtttttgttaagtAAATAGATTAGCAGGATGTATTAGTACATAtggttcaatttcaaaaaaaaaaatcttcaaaaaaaagtacaattttaatatttttgtataaatagcGAGTGTCGCCGCTGTGCGGCTTCCTTATGAAACCTTTTTAAAATAGGCACTAAATAAACGAAAATGTTTATCCACATAAAACTtgtacaaatgattttttttttctcgtaaaCTTAACGGTTTCTTAGATACTTATTGGCTTTTCAAAGaccacgtacttgctcttgtggtTAAAGTAGGTTTTAtcttaaagcttttaaaaaaaaaaaatacctacaaaaaatctgtttttataaattaatgaaacaccgtttttaataattttgatcacaaaacaaaatattccatctgatttcttgtatgaaaaggaatttttaggaaaaaattttgaaaatcgttagaaccgtttaaaaaaaaataattttttatacagggtgtcccaaaagtcaacgtcgaaacgaaaacggtagatagggtaggtggtgagagttatcagaaaaataattaaaaaaatcgcagtcatatattttgtgagttatgggcatttgaaaaaaaagtcatgtgccgtcactacaaatcttaatttttctcatttttttcttttgttacggaaccttgaataaccctgctaccaaatgcattcaaaaattttaacttagctacatcagttttaaagcaaatcttacttttttgcccaactaagtactaaacatttttacatgactctaattcaatgaaccgtagtgtaaaaaaaatgcactacgatatttcggcaagttacctaaaaagttggtgtgttcaattctctattcaaaatggtataacattgttaaGAATGTTcaataaataaccgagataaaatttttttcttaagaaatccgacttttttactaggtaatttttccatattatttaagtttttgtattctgaaaggttctgaaagggtacaaaacataaataatttgtggaaaaattacttagtaaaaaaaactcggtttttttttaatagggaattgaacacaccagctttttaggtaacttgccgaaacatcgtagtgcactttttttacactacggttcattgaattagattcatgtaaaaaaatttagtacTAAGCTGGGCAAaaaatttagtacttttttgtatataaaaattttcaaacaaaataattattaaaaatctaaaaaagtgtttttttttttaaaggaccatgggcacttttgtatggacTTTGGGCCCAATTTCAACATTGCTCAACAGTGATGAAAcgcatgtcaaatgaaaggtcttgagGAGtacttgaatttattatatgggGGTGAAGTCGAAATCGAGCGCAAAAGTGGTGTTTTGgaccattttataaaaaagtactcaaaatgaaaaaaaatatatttaaaaaaagtggcaacacttactataaagtgtttcacctttttcaaaagctagacatCCCACCTTTAATTcagtattaaaataaagttatttctattaatagttttcgaaaaaaatgatttataaataaaaaaatgtaaaaaaataaggtaaaatcaaaatatttagttctaattttttctcactttttgtgaaataaagctctaaaatgactttttattcACTGCACTATCAATTTATCATACACTGAAAACCAAATAGTTTTATCTCttctagtttttaagaaaatcgaaaattactaaaacttcattttttccatacgattttttatGCTGACTCCTGAGTATCAAGTTTGGATAAGTGTAATCGAAGTCTCCTATTTTGTGAAAATAGACCTATTCCTAATACTTATGTAGGGCCAGTtctacaaacgtggttcagcctcggatcaggaatttaacccactgATTTCCGCGGATTAGCTGCGGATCAACTTCGGTTCAAACATGGATGTGGCTgtttttacatacatatgtggACCTTGCACTAGTGCTAAACTGGAACCTTAACACCGATTTCATAAGATAAAAGTTGTTGAACCACGGAtttaatatttgtacaactgggccTTACAGTTATAAAATCAATGGCATATGGTTTGGTTCTAGTGCCAGTATCAATAATaacgttactcgttactttcgtatgtttcgtattttTAGTATATTTCGAGCGTTTGATTTTGGTATGGTACGAAGTACGtttggtaggtacctacttaaaatattttattttatttagttattttttcatGGTTTGGACTAGAATTATAATGGAATGAAAACGGAATAGGAATTTAATAATTCGTttaggatatttttttatttaaatcttacGGAAAATTCGAGTATGTAACGACATTGTTTAGAAAATAACATTTCGTTACTCTTTACTGACTTGAATACCCGCATCTTAGTAATGAATACATACAATTTGTTACAACTCTAGTCTGGATAactgtaattttattttctgtcaACAAAAAGTTGATATCGGTTACGATTTGGTCCATGACGATTTGGTAAGACGAATTAGTAGGTgtagtaaatataaaataattaatatacatatatgaaaaaatattggaaaaacatCAGCAATGAATCAGCataaaaaatcgtatggaaaaaatgaagttttagtaattttcgattttcttaaaaactagaagagataaaacaatttaattttcagtgtttgataaaTCGATAGTGCAGTgaataaaaagtcattttagagctttatttcacaaaaagtgaaaaaaaattagtactaaatattttgattttaccttatttttttacatttttttatttataaatcatttttttcgaaaactattaaaagaaataactttattttaatactgAATTAAAGGTGGGATGTCTAGCTTTGAGGTGAGGTGAGGTGAGGTCTAGGTGAAACACTTTATAGTAAGTGttgccactttttttaaatatattttttttcattttgagtactattttataaaatggtcCAAAACACCACTTTTGCGCTCGATTTCGACTTCACCcccatataataaattaaagtactcctcaagacctttcatttgacatgcgTTTCATCACTGTTGAGCAATGTTGAAATTGGGCCCAAAATGCCCATGGtccttttctaaaattttaatataacggTTTGAAGAAATCGCTCCAGTAGTTTTGTCCATAGCTCGAGGTATACACAGACGGACAgatagacagaattgccggacccatttttttggcattctccatcatcgtaatgtcatgtaaaattgttatctcgagttcgagttcgagttcgatttttttttttttttttttttttgaatccaaaactTGATCTATAGCACCTATGTACATTAGTGTGGTCCAATCTTGTATGGGAAAAAGTCGACAGGCCACCCCTTACTTTGGTTCCACATTCTATTGGTATCATACTGCTGAATTTTCAGCCTCCTATCTTATTTAGAAGGGGGTGCTgatcgatattgaaaaattgtaattttatggaaaaacgtaaaactaatttttttaaaaaatttttttaagctgaaaattgcttgaaaattctgaaataacatcaaaataataataatctatgGCGCCTTTTCCAAGTAAATTTAGTCAATATTTAGTACACAGACTTTTTTGTACTCTTtgcttattaattttatttttatttatttatttttattattaatttattattgctgacatttttttcgaaaaaaaatattttatatggtTTATAAAgacaagtaaaattaaaataaaatatttaatttcaaaaaaaaaacctgaaaaaaaaaacaagattacgtacaaaacctaaaaattgaacTGTTATCAGCACCCTCTTCCGATTAACATAGGGAACTGAAATTTCACGACGTTAATGTAGGTAATAGATGAGTGGAACAAATTTAGCGGGTGGCCCgaccaaaaatcgaaaaaaaaatatttcttggacCACTCAAATGTACataatatcgcaagtaaaaatatatataaaagcaAAATCATGTAGGTGTAAAATTTTGAGGTCCGAATTGTTAAACAAATTTCATGTGTAGGTACATAGCAGAACACAAAAAGTTTGTTCTTCAATTTTCTGCCAAACACAAGACAAGAAATAGTACTAGATGAACGCAATTGTGGAGATTGTTgtgaaattttgattaaataaaatatctaaaaataagaatgacggttaattgacCTCAAGTTTCATGGCAAACTTAAAAGCAGAATTTGGGCTTATAGAAACtctaaaagaataaataaattttatttatttttaacaatattatttttatttttaatgataaatgaTTTCCTtcgttttaattcaattttctgttttatataGCTATTTCTATGGTGAACCTGTGGAAGGAACTCTTACAATCTCTTTGGAAAATATCTATAGCTACAACGAAAACTATCTACCAAtattaccaacaaaaaaattccaaatccatGGAAACCCCACAATTATCTTAGACATGAAAAAGGATCttcatttgaaaaacaaaattaaaaacaatcaatctGTGATACTTTACAAATTCCGAATCAAAGCGTTTGTAATTGATCAATTTAGTGAGAAAAAGTCTCAGACAGAGACTGAAATAGCAGTTTATAGCCAACCATATAAAATAATAGTCAAAGGTCTAGATGCTTTTATTCcagatgaaattttaattttcaaagtaaatatacatttatttatatgatgaaaaatataaaaaatagttttaaatttttttgttcaagataAAAGTTTCCATCACAGATTTACAAGATAACCCAATTGAAGATACTCAACatccaataaaaatatttgttcaatGCATAAGTTCTTCTAGAGTTGATCAGAATCCTTTAAGTTTAGAATAtgtttacaaaattgaaaaagatgaTTATGCTTTAATAAATATTACAAACCACAATTTCACAGCTTGTTATTTACATGCAGAATACCGTGGCATTAAATCTTCAGAAAGTCGAATCAAAAAGAATTataattcattatttttagAAGTTTTAACTGAAAGGTAATTTtgttattcttttaaaatttctaaCAATAAAAAGGaacttaattttgtatttattaaaaagcCCTGAGATTGGTAAGGagctaaaaataaaagtcaaaagCTTAGAGCCTATAGAAAACTTTGCGTACGAAATAGTTTCCAGAGGAGATATCATAAAATCGGAACTTATTGAGgtaatttaaagattttatgttcaaaatggaattaaaatttaattttattttagatgcCTAAAAACCAAACATCATACATTCTTAGCTTAAATGTGACATTTTTGATGGTtccaaaaattacaatttatgttcatggaattaaaaaaagaaatttcattggACAACTGAAGGATATTTACATAAAAAGAACATTCAAAAATTCGGTAAGCTCAATTCTAGCCTGACACATCTTAACATAACGTAATGTAACGTAACGTAATGTAACGCAATGTAACGTAACGTAACAAAACCTAAtctaaaaaaactaaactaacaGAAAGCCTTTATTTTTACAGATACAAATTACAACCGATGAAGAAACGAAACCTAATTCCTTGGTTAACATAAATGTAACAACAGACAAAGGATCCTATGTTGGTTTAATGGCTCTCGACTACAGAATTCTACAAAACTTACACAAGGTTGATGATTTAACCGAAGATTATTTCTACACAAAACTTCGAGATTATGATTCGTTAAGTTTTGCCCAATACTATTCTGGCGCAAAAGCTGGACTTGTAACTTTTACCAATGCTCAAAAAGATACAAGGATTTTTTCTGGATGGGGATGGGGTAGGTCATAAAAGTCTTTGTGTTATAATTTACTAAGGTCACTCTATAGATGATGAAGCCCCAATTACAGGTGATAGCGGCACTGGATTCTTTCAATTGCCTGCTCAATTTGGAAAACCATTTTTAGAATTTCCATATATTCGAAAACTCTTCTCCGAAAGTTGGCTCTATAAAGATTTTGAAAGGTAAGGTTTGTTGTGAATAATGTGAAAAAGTTCTAATTGAAATTTAAGAACTCCCTCAGGAGGCTTAAATTTTATGGAAAACACACCAGACAGTATTACAACTTGGGCTATTACTGGATTTTCACTTAATCCCAACACTGGTCTAACTCTAACAAAAGATCCAACTAATTTAAAAGTGTTTCaagaatttttcatttcaatggATCTTCCAAGCTTGGTAAAAGAAGGTAAAAGGCTTTAACTTCGTGGAAGTCAGAGGATTTTAAGAATTTATCAATATTTAGGTGAAATTATTGAAGTTTCGGTGTATTTAAGAAACCATATAAATCAAGAGGCTTGGACAAATGTAACCATCGAAAGTGAAAAAGAAggtcttgaattttttgaacatcCAGAAGAAAAGTCCAAGGAAATAATTTCAAGACGGATTAACTCaaagaaatcagaaaaaatcacatttttccTAAGACCACTACAACAGGGACAGTATAATGTGATTTGTAAAGCTATCTCTTTAAAGGCTAGTGATGCAATTCAAAAGACCCTCAATGTCCAATCTCAAGGCATACCTTATGCAATGTCTAAGACCTTTTTGGTAAATCTACCGCAAGAAGGTATCCAAGAAGACGAAATCACAATTGGCATTCCCGAAAACGCCGTTCCTGATTCTCAAAGAATTGAAATCTCAATAGTTGGTGATGTATTTCGACCTTTGCTGAAGAATCTTCAAAAGTTGGCACGTGTTCCGTATGGAAATGGTGAAGACAATATGAAATACATTGTATCCAATTTGTTAGTACTAAAGTACCTCAAGGTATGAAGTTTTGACTTATTTTCAAGAAttctttaatgaaaattttatttcaaggcACTCAATTATTCCAAGCCTAATTTGGAAGGCAAATTAAGACTTAATCTTGAGCTAGGCTATCAGAATCAGTTATCTTTTAAACATTTGGATGGTTCTTTTGgactttttgaaagaaaaactggCGAAAGAACAGGTAGTGTTTGGCAAACTGCTTTTGCATTGTGGGGACTGAAGCAGGCAAGTGACTTTATTCATATTGACATTCGAATCATCAAAAGGGGTTTGAAGTATCTTAAATCGAAGCAGCTCGGAAATGGGTGCTTCGAATCCAGAAATGGGCAAGAAGAAGATGTTAAAGTTGCAGCTTTTGGtttgatggtatttttaatGGATGATGTAAGAaagatttctaaaaattaagcccattttttaaaaattgatttcttcAAGCATTCGAAAACTGGATTCAGTGGTGTTATTTCTCGAGGTCTTCAATGTTTATCTGATCAAACGAATGCTTCGATAAATTCGCCCAGTTTTCTTATGTCAACTTTTGCTTTGTTGTTGTCAAATCATGAAAAAGCTGAAAATTGTTTAAGAAAACTGACAAATAGGAGCCATTTAGCAGAAAGTAAGTTGATCTTTCAAGTAGAAATTAACTATTATaacatttatttgtattttagaGATAGAAAAGAGAATGTTCTGGACTAAGGAAGATAACTTTGATGGAAATTTGGAAACTATTGCTGGAAATCTTGTAAAATTATTCGAATCACAATACAATAGTTCGAGCAACCTTCAAATTATTAGAGAACTCTTGAACTCCGAATCTGATAGAACTTCGTCCATAATTCAGCTAATAGCCCTTAAAGAGTTGATTGGATTTGTTGAAAATCTTCGATCAGacagaaaaaaattagaaatgacTTTTAACGATGACCAGAAAGGAACCAGTAATTTCCaagtaaatttagaaaattcgCAAGTTTTACAAACTCTCAAGGTATTTCAATGACATTCTTCACTAATCTTTAACTaattaatacaatttattttttgaagatttcTCGTAGATctcgaaaaattcattttcaagcCAAAGGTTATGGTTTTGCAGTTCTGGAagtcaaatacaaatacaatctT
Proteins encoded in this region:
- the LOC129907298 gene encoding thioester-containing protein 1 allele S3-like, translated to MASTLFTFLGVFIIIVGWLRETQSNKIGYYAVVAPGTIRSESIFHISITLNDFHQSCWFNISLTNFNQTSKLFEYEGIEVLPKSTKLIKLRAPYLTDKLGNLEVFGYRGITSRESAVINFEAQSYSTFIQINKAKFKPGELIEFRVICIDQLTRPAKDGQDNLLKIIDDVKLVQGVFRSEYQISENPVLGDWLIKVEINGDVDAEKSFEVARYTLPKFAVQIQTNSNVAFEEGVITLEISSSYFYGEPVEGTLTISLENIYSYNENYLPILPTKKFQIHGNPTIILDMKKDLHLKNKIKNNQSVILYKFRIKAFVIDQFSEKKSQTETEIAVYSQPYKIIVKGLDAFIPDEILIFKIKVSITDLQDNPIEDTQHPIKIFVQCISSSRVDQNPLSLEYVYKIEKDDYALINITNHNFTACYLHAEYRGIKSSESRIKKNYNSLFLEVLTESPEIGKELKIKVKSLEPIENFAYEIVSRGDIIKSELIEMPKNQTSYILSLNVTFLMVPKITIYVHGIKKRNFIGQLKDIYIKRTFKNSIQITTDEETKPNSLVNINVTTDKGSYVGLMALDYRILQNLHKVDDLTEDYFYTKLRDYDSLSFAQYYSGAKAGLVTFTNAQKDTRIFSGWGWDDEAPITGDSGTGFFQLPAQFGKPFLEFPYIRKLFSESWLYKDFERTPSGGLNFMENTPDSITTWAITGFSLNPNTGLTLTKDPTNLKVFQEFFISMDLPSLVKEGEIIEVSVYLRNHINQEAWTNVTIESEKEGLEFFEHPEEKSKEIISRRINSKKSEKITFFLRPLQQGQYNVICKAISLKASDAIQKTLNVQSQGIPYAMSKTFLVNLPQEGIQEDEITIGIPENAVPDSQRIEISIVGDVFRPLLKNLQKLARVPYGNGEDNMKYIVSNLLVLKYLKALNYSKPNLEGKLRLNLELGYQNQLSFKHLDGSFGLFERKTGERTGSVWQTAFALWGLKQASDFIHIDIRIIKRGLKYLKSKQLGNGCFESRNGQEEDVKVAAFGLMVFLMDDHSKTGFSGVISRGLQCLSDQTNASINSPSFLMSTFALLLSNHEKAENCLRKLTNRSHLAENRKENVLD